The window TGCTCGTCAGAGGGGTGGAGGAAGAGCTACGTGAACGGTGGTGGTCGCTGCTGATGAGGAGCATCTTCACGCCTCCAGCTCGAAGCCCATGCCGACTTTGTGTCCGCCGGCGTTGAAGTTCTTCCCGTCGATGAGGGCCGAGAGGGTGACTTTAACACCTGCAGAGACACACAGGAGTGTTTATCAGCCCTTCAGATTAAAAGCTCTTTACTCTGAACTTCCAGCTCCGCACCGTACCTGGCCGAAGGCTCTGGGTGTACCCGATTCCAATCAGACTGGCATTGTTCACTTTGGCCTGCGAGGTGAGAAAACAGAGAAGACGGTTTGAGTCCAGACCTCAGAGACGGAGTTGctgatagggttgccacctttcagaaatagaaataagggacgccctgatttcagcagtgcaggagccaaaagaaaaaagcccccaaacttctaaactgaataaaaatgtgtatatttttatataaaatttttatataaaaaaaacaaaatgctttgatttcaagtttaaagtgctttaatagcattgaacttgcatgactgtacagacagccaaccatactagtaactgaaatagcctcctatgctatcgatgtccacatcagcccaaatgtataatatagcctacaggtgaagaatatggtgtaaaagttaatttatttcaataatccaactagaatatggtgtaaaagttaatttatttcaataatccaactagaatatggtgtaaaagttaacttatttcaataattcaactagattatggtgtaaaagttaatttatttcaataattcaactagaatatggtgtaaaagttaatttatttcaataattcaactagaatatggtgtaaaagttaatttatttcaataattcaactagaatatggtgtaaaagttaatttatttcaataattcaactagaatatggtgtaaaagttcatgaaaatacggtacaaatcacgtcccgtattagttcaatacgcaacatttttttctcaaataaaggacaattccgtattttacgggacgggtggcaaccctagttgctGAAGACACGCGGGACTCAACTCACAGACAGAGACGCGTCTTTGTCCAGCTTGTATTTGGCAGCAATGCcgaagcgggtgttgttgctgcCCGCGGTCCAGGCCAGAGTGACTGCCGTCTCCAGCTCGTCGTTCACCTTCTGGTAGATGGAGCCACCGAACTCGGTGCTGTCGTTACTGGAAGACGGATCACACACTCGTTCAGTGGCGTCGTGGCTGGATCAAGTGCCAAAAACACAGACGTCGCCTTCAAAACACTCACACGTTGGTGTGCAGCTGGAAGTCTCCGGCCCGGTACCCGAGGGCAAAGTTGTTCTGGTTCAGCTTGGACTTGGCCGTGTCGAAGGCCATCTGGTAGCCGGCCAGCCAGCCTTCGTAGCCGAGCACGGCAGCGGCGTGGATGATGGGGCCCTCGAAGTCGACGTCGCAGCCCAGGTTCACGTAGTCGCGCTTGTAGCCGCTCTTCAGCTTCCCGCTCTTCTTCCTGAAAGACACATTCAAGCAGCTGAAGCTACGACTGTTTCAGGAAGATTTggttagatcag of the Cololabis saira isolate AMF1-May2022 chromosome 11, fColSai1.1, whole genome shotgun sequence genome contains:
- the zgc:56235 gene encoding voltage-dependent anion-selective channel protein 2-like, coding for MAVPPSYSDLGKAAKDIFSKGYGFGLVKLDLKTKSQSGVEFNTNGSSNTDTGKASGSLETKYKMKELGLSVNQKWNTDNTLATEVTVEDQLTQGLKVALETSFVPNTGKKSGKLKSGYKRDYVNLGCDVDFEGPIIHAAAVLGYEGWLAGYQMAFDTAKSKLNQNNFALGYRAGDFQLHTNVNDSTEFGGSIYQKVNDELETAVTLAWTAGSNNTRFGIAAKYKLDKDASLSAKVNNASLIGIGYTQSLRPGVKVTLSALIDGKNFNAGGHKVGMGFELEA